The Anderseniella sp. Alg231-50 genome has a segment encoding these proteins:
- a CDS encoding ABC transporter permease subunit translates to MSRIMAIFSRELSGYFNTPIAYVFLIIFVMLAGLFTFYIGNLYERGVADLLPYFTYLPWLFLILVPAISMRLWSEERRSGTIELLMTMPVSVWQAVVGKWLAGLAFVAVALACTVPLWLTVNYLGAPDNGVIAVSYLGALALASVFLAIGSCMSALTSNQVIAFVLAVTAGFVFVTSGTPIVLDGVRTVAPEAIAAGIASLSVLTHYEGLTRGLIDVPAVVWAISMTAFWLFATTVAVELKKAG, encoded by the coding sequence ATGTCTAGGATCATGGCGATTTTTTCACGTGAGTTGTCCGGCTATTTCAACACGCCGATCGCCTATGTGTTCCTGATCATTTTCGTGATGCTGGCAGGGCTGTTCACCTTCTATATCGGCAATCTGTATGAACGCGGCGTGGCCGACCTGTTGCCGTACTTCACCTACCTGCCATGGCTGTTCCTGATCCTGGTGCCAGCGATTTCCATGCGGTTGTGGTCGGAAGAACGCCGCAGCGGTACCATCGAGTTGCTGATGACCATGCCGGTCAGTGTCTGGCAGGCGGTGGTCGGAAAATGGCTGGCCGGGTTGGCTTTCGTGGCGGTGGCACTGGCGTGCACCGTTCCGCTGTGGTTGACGGTCAATTACCTGGGCGCGCCGGACAACGGCGTCATCGCCGTCAGTTACCTGGGCGCACTGGCGCTGGCCAGTGTCTTCCTGGCAATCGGAAGCTGCATGTCGGCCCTGACCAGCAATCAGGTGATTGCCTTCGTCCTGGCGGTGACAGCCGGGTTTGTCTTTGTCACCTCAGGCACACCGATTGTGCTCGACGGGGTGCGCACCGTTGCGCCGGAAGCCATTGCCGCCGGCATAGCTTCCCTGTCTGTGCTGACGCACTATGAAGGACTGACCCGTGGCCTGATCGATGTGCCGGCCGTGGTGTGGGCCATCTCCATGACCGCGTTCTGGCTGTTTGCCACAACGGTGGCGGTTGAACTCAAGAAAGCCGGGTGA
- a CDS encoding ATP-binding cassette domain-containing protein — MSALLELNSLVKRFQSFTAVNGISLEVPAGEVLGFLGPNGAGKSTTMKMAAGFLTPDGGSAHICGVDVAEQPEQARRNLGYLPEGAPAYGEMSVAAFLKFCARLRDLSGSDARDAIARAVERTELGGVLEQPIETMSKGFKRRVGLAQAILHEPKVLILDEPTDGLDPNQKHHVRQLIRDMSADRAIVISTHILEEVDAVCSRAVIIDRGTIVADGTAADLRKLGPGKARTSSLEEAFRHVTTPAAVEDQPHV; from the coding sequence ATGTCCGCACTGCTCGAACTCAACAGCCTGGTTAAACGCTTTCAGTCGTTCACCGCGGTGAACGGCATTTCTCTGGAAGTGCCTGCCGGCGAAGTACTTGGTTTCCTGGGTCCGAACGGGGCCGGGAAATCCACTACAATGAAAATGGCGGCCGGGTTCCTGACGCCTGACGGCGGCAGTGCACATATATGCGGTGTGGATGTTGCCGAACAGCCGGAGCAGGCCCGCCGGAACCTCGGTTACCTGCCGGAAGGCGCACCCGCCTATGGTGAGATGTCGGTGGCCGCTTTCCTGAAGTTTTGCGCAAGGCTGCGTGACCTGTCCGGTTCAGATGCCCGCGACGCCATCGCCCGGGCCGTCGAGCGAACCGAGCTCGGTGGTGTGCTGGAACAACCCATCGAAACCATGTCAAAGGGCTTCAAGCGGCGTGTGGGCCTGGCACAGGCTATCCTGCACGAACCCAAGGTGCTGATCCTCGATGAGCCCACTGATGGTCTTGACCCCAACCAGAAACACCACGTGCGCCAGCTGATCCGCGACATGTCGGCGGACCGCGCCATTGTTATTTCAACCCATATTCTCGAGGAAGTTGATGCGGTTTGCTCGCGTGCCGTCATCATCGACCGTGGCACCATTGTCGCGGACGGTACGGCGGCCGACCTGCGCAAGCTGGGCCCGGGCAAGGCCAGGACATCCAGCCTGGAAGAAGCCTTCAGACATGTGACCACCCCCGCAGCAGTGGAAGACCAGCCTCATGTCTAG
- a CDS encoding glutathione S-transferase N-terminal domain-containing protein produces MKLYIGNQKYSSWSFRPWIALKVKDVAFKQELRRFDDHPARVDFKTFSPTGKVPMLDNDGVKVWESLAILEYLADLFPDKGFWPGDIAQRARARAVSAEMLGGFNSLRNECPMNMARKHGPLDVSDGVRSDVARIEQIWSECLEKSGGPFLFGDFCNADAMYAPVVNRLEIYQLSGHAAVKTYTAAMQGLPAWQEWDAAGRAEPWIYPPDEA; encoded by the coding sequence ATGAAGCTCTATATCGGAAACCAGAAGTATTCCTCCTGGTCGTTCAGGCCCTGGATAGCGCTGAAAGTCAAAGACGTTGCGTTCAAACAAGAGCTGCGCCGGTTTGACGATCACCCGGCGCGGGTTGATTTCAAGACGTTTTCGCCGACCGGCAAAGTTCCAATGCTGGACAATGACGGGGTGAAAGTCTGGGAGTCGCTGGCGATTCTGGAATACCTGGCGGACCTGTTTCCGGACAAAGGTTTCTGGCCGGGGGACATCGCTCAGCGTGCCCGTGCCAGAGCCGTCTCAGCGGAAATGCTGGGCGGGTTCAATTCGCTGCGCAACGAGTGCCCGATGAACATGGCGCGCAAGCACGGCCCCCTTGATGTCTCCGACGGGGTGCGCAGTGATGTTGCCCGCATCGAGCAGATCTGGAGCGAGTGCCTGGAAAAATCCGGCGGACCGTTCCTGTTCGGTGATTTCTGCAATGCCGATGCAATGTACGCACCGGTGGTCAACAGGCTGGAGATCTACCAGCTGTCGGGCCATGCGGCGGTCAAAACCTATACCGCGGCAATGCAGGGTTTACCTGCCTGGCAGGAATGGGATGCAGCCGGTCGCGCAGAACCGTGGATTTATCCGCCGGACGAGGCCTGA
- the rpsD gene encoding 30S ribosomal protein S4, with translation MSNRVSSKYKLDRRMGENIWGRPKSPVNRREYGPGQHGQRRKGKLSDFGTQLRAKQKLKGYYGSISEKQFLATYKEASRIKGNTAENLIGLLERRLDAVVYRAKLVPTVFAARQFVNHGHVLVNGKRVNIPSYKVQIDDVIEVRQKSREMGLVLEAIQSPERDVPDYIDADHKKLTAKLVRIPLLADVPYPVMMEPNLVIEFYSS, from the coding sequence ATGTCTAATCGCGTAAGCTCAAAGTACAAACTCGACCGCCGCATGGGCGAAAACATCTGGGGCCGTCCGAAGTCCCCGGTCAACCGCCGTGAATACGGTCCCGGCCAGCACGGCCAGCGCCGCAAGGGCAAGCTCAGCGATTTTGGCACGCAGTTGCGCGCCAAGCAGAAGCTGAAAGGCTATTACGGCTCGATCTCTGAAAAACAATTCCTGGCAACCTACAAGGAAGCCTCGCGGATCAAGGGCAACACTGCTGAGAACCTTATCGGCCTGCTCGAGCGCCGTCTGGATGCGGTTGTCTATCGCGCGAAACTGGTTCCAACGGTTTTTGCCGCGCGCCAGTTTGTCAATCACGGCCACGTGCTGGTGAACGGCAAGCGGGTTAACATCCCGAGTTACAAGGTCCAAATCGACGATGTCATCGAGGTTCGCCAGAAATCCCGCGAGATGGGGCTGGTGCTTGAAGCCATCCAGAGCCCGGAACGCGATGTGCCGGACTATATCGATGCCGACCACAAGAAACTGACAGCCAAACTGGTGCGCATCCCGCTGCTGGCCGACGTGCCGTATCCGGTGATGATGGAGCCGAACCTGGTCATCGAATTCTACTCAAGCTGA
- a CDS encoding MSMEG_1061 family FMN-dependent PPOX-type flavoprotein: MSRIETIEQLESLYGEPVQASLVKVTDYITPHYAAFIEASPFVALATSGPEGLDCSPRGDVAGFVRLHDVRTLMMPDRRGNNRVDSLRNIVADPRVGLLFMVPGSGTTLRINGTAHLSIDADLLASFAVEGKAPRSVIVLETQAVYFQCARAIVRSKLWDAGTQVDPKSLPTPGQVLAALTNGEVGGQPYDDAWGDRAQKTLW; encoded by the coding sequence ATGAGCCGGATTGAAACCATTGAGCAGCTGGAAAGCCTTTATGGCGAGCCTGTCCAGGCATCACTGGTCAAGGTTACCGACTACATCACTCCGCATTATGCCGCCTTCATTGAGGCCTCTCCATTTGTTGCGCTGGCAACCTCAGGGCCTGAGGGGCTGGACTGTTCGCCGCGCGGGGATGTGGCCGGCTTTGTGCGCCTGCATGATGTGCGCACGCTGATGATGCCGGACAGGCGGGGCAACAACCGCGTCGACAGCCTGCGCAATATCGTGGCCGACCCGCGGGTCGGCCTGCTGTTCATGGTGCCGGGGTCCGGAACCACCCTGCGGATCAACGGCACAGCGCATTTGAGTATCGACGCCGATCTGCTGGCCTCCTTCGCTGTTGAGGGCAAGGCACCGCGGTCGGTCATCGTGCTGGAGACGCAGGCCGTGTACTTCCAGTGCGCGCGCGCCATTGTGCGGTCAAAGTTGTGGGACGCCGGGACGCAGGTCGACCCGAAATCCCTGCCGACACCGGGACAGGTGCTGGCGGCGCTGACCAATGGCGAGGTTGGCGGTCAGCCTTACGATGATGCCTGGGGGGACAGGGCGCAGAAAACCTTGTGGTGA
- the murI gene encoding glutamate racemase translates to MSNRRSRILLFDSGTGGLSVAHALRAQLPEVDIVYAADTAGFPYGKWAEVLLVRRILRVMRDLLDLVKPDCVVIGCNTASTLALDVLREEFQVPFVGTVPAIKPAAVQTKTGVIGVLATPGTARREYTKTLIHTYAFHCKVMLHGAPRLAEIAEVKLAGGDVDKAALLAEISPVFREKGGVRADVVVLGCTHYPLLLDEMKDVAPWPVAWIDPAPAIARRTASILTDGDKADAGPVSVERDTVILTSKPVDGGRIPAGFASAGFDKLQIADIPL, encoded by the coding sequence ATGAGCAATCGGCGGTCGCGCATTCTGCTTTTTGATTCCGGCACCGGAGGCTTGAGCGTGGCGCATGCACTGCGTGCGCAGTTACCGGAAGTAGATATTGTCTACGCGGCAGACACAGCCGGGTTTCCTTATGGCAAATGGGCTGAAGTTTTGCTGGTGCGCCGCATATTGCGGGTGATGCGAGACCTGCTGGACCTGGTGAAACCGGATTGCGTGGTGATCGGCTGCAACACCGCAAGCACGCTGGCGCTGGATGTGTTGCGCGAAGAGTTTCAGGTGCCGTTTGTGGGCACAGTCCCCGCCATCAAACCCGCTGCGGTACAGACCAAAACCGGTGTGATCGGCGTGCTGGCAACGCCGGGAACAGCCAGGCGCGAATATACCAAGACACTCATCCACACTTACGCTTTTCACTGCAAGGTCATGCTGCACGGCGCACCGCGGCTTGCTGAAATCGCAGAGGTGAAGCTGGCGGGCGGAGATGTGGACAAGGCAGCGCTGCTGGCAGAGATCAGCCCGGTGTTTCGCGAGAAGGGCGGCGTGCGCGCTGATGTCGTGGTGCTCGGGTGTACGCATTATCCGCTGCTGCTGGACGAAATGAAGGACGTGGCGCCCTGGCCGGTGGCATGGATCGATCCGGCACCGGCAATCGCACGGCGTACCGCGTCAATTCTTACTGATGGCGACAAGGCCGATGCCGGGCCGGTCAGCGTTGAACGCGACACGGTCATTCTGACCTCAAAGCCTGTGGACGGCGGTCGCATACCCGCCGGATTTGCCAGTGCCGGATTCGACAAGTTGCAGATTGCCGATATTCCCCTTTGA
- a CDS encoding TrmH family RNA methyltransferase, which yields MTTAQTDSSDRPAVVLVNPQLGENIGTAARAMANFALNELHIVEPRDGWPNERARSASSGAVKVIEEAGLHDTCRQALEPFNRVYATTARPRGMTKQVMTPEEAAADMHQRIGNGERVAIMFGRERWGLNNEEVSLADVIITAPVDPEFASINIAQAVLLVGYEWYKPVSATLGMGTGELPAMTGSGLKVRGDEGLASKQDLHGFFDHLETELETAGFFKSPAMRPGMMRNLRNMFQRIELSLQEVRTLRGVIASLTRTHLRPRKSNDEAGK from the coding sequence ATGACAACCGCGCAGACAGACAGTTCCGACAGGCCGGCCGTGGTCCTGGTGAACCCGCAATTGGGGGAAAACATCGGTACGGCGGCGCGTGCCATGGCGAATTTCGCGCTGAATGAACTGCACATCGTGGAGCCGCGCGACGGCTGGCCCAATGAGCGCGCGCGCAGCGCCTCGTCCGGTGCCGTCAAGGTTATTGAAGAGGCCGGGCTGCATGACACCTGCAGACAGGCCCTGGAACCGTTCAACCGGGTTTATGCCACCACCGCCCGCCCACGCGGCATGACCAAGCAGGTCATGACACCGGAAGAAGCCGCTGCCGACATGCACCAGCGTATCGGTAACGGCGAACGTGTTGCGATCATGTTCGGCCGCGAGCGCTGGGGTCTCAACAACGAGGAGGTGTCGCTGGCGGACGTGATCATTACCGCTCCGGTTGATCCGGAGTTTGCGTCGATCAACATTGCGCAAGCTGTCCTGCTGGTCGGTTATGAATGGTACAAGCCGGTCTCAGCCACACTCGGCATGGGCACCGGTGAATTGCCGGCCATGACGGGGTCGGGACTGAAGGTTCGCGGCGATGAGGGGCTGGCCAGCAAGCAGGACCTGCATGGGTTTTTTGATCACCTGGAAACAGAACTCGAGACGGCCGGATTTTTCAAGTCACCGGCCATGCGCCCCGGCATGATGCGCAACCTGCGCAATATGTTCCAGCGCATTGAACTCAGCCTGCAGGAAGTCAGGACGCTCAGAGGTGTCATCGCTTCCCTGACCAGAACCCATTTGCGCCCCCGCAAGTCCAATGACGAGGCCGGCAAATGA
- a CDS encoding PilZ domain-containing protein, giving the protein MPGLFLRVIYRVFTNHGRYCGKNCLNWDWLTDMTATDLHQRMLHQLDRVKALNTSSPGGPPQGAEPKPHVSQAGDAPAEPPNIPPLNDGQPVVEQQATFSDDDDDRNEPRQATSQDGLIVFAGQEQGFQCEIRDLTSAGAKLRLGEDTTVPSCFSLTILPENTSRSAQVCWRDEQELGIQFIEGE; this is encoded by the coding sequence TTGCCCGGCCTGTTTCTGCGCGTCATTTACCGGGTTTTCACCAATCATGGGAGATACTGCGGCAAGAACTGCCTAAATTGGGACTGGCTAACTGACATGACGGCAACTGATCTGCATCAGCGTATGCTTCACCAACTTGATCGGGTGAAGGCATTGAACACATCCTCGCCCGGCGGCCCGCCTCAGGGCGCGGAACCAAAACCCCACGTTTCACAGGCGGGCGACGCGCCGGCCGAACCACCGAATATCCCTCCCCTCAATGACGGGCAGCCGGTCGTCGAACAGCAGGCAACGTTCAGCGATGATGACGACGACCGCAATGAGCCGCGGCAAGCAACAAGCCAGGACGGCCTGATCGTTTTTGCGGGACAGGAACAGGGCTTTCAGTGCGAAATCAGGGATCTCACCTCCGCCGGGGCCAAGCTGCGCCTGGGTGAAGACACAACTGTACCATCCTGTTTCAGTTTGACCATCCTGCCGGAAAACACCTCAAGGAGCGCGCAGGTTTGCTGGCGGGACGAACAGGAACTCGGCATCCAGTTTATCGAAGGAGAATAG
- a CDS encoding NADP-dependent isocitrate dehydrogenase produces MSKIKVANPVVELDGDEMTRIIWQFIKDKLIHPYLDIDLKYYDLGIEYRDETDDQVTIDAAEAIKKYGVGVKCATITPDEQRVEEFGLKQMWRSPNGTIRNILGGVIFRAPIICQNVPRLVPGWTQPIVVGRHAFGDQYRATDFKFPTAGKLTIKFEGDDGETIEREVFQAPGSGVAMAMYNLDDSIRDFARASMNYGLTLGYPVYLSTKNTIMKAYDGRFKDIFQEIFDAEFADKFAEAELTYEHRLIDDMVASAMKWSGGYVWACKNYDGDVQSDTVAQGFGSLGLMTSVLMTPDGDTVEAEAAHGTVTRHYRLHQEGKETSTNSIASIFAWTRGLAHRAKLDDNAALATFADTLEKVCIDTVEGGEMTKDLAVLIGPDQKWLSTQGFLDAVDRNLQKAMG; encoded by the coding sequence ATGTCCAAGATCAAGGTTGCCAATCCCGTTGTTGAACTAGACGGCGACGAGATGACACGCATCATATGGCAGTTCATCAAGGACAAACTGATCCATCCTTACCTCGACATCGACCTGAAATATTATGACCTCGGTATCGAATACCGCGACGAGACAGATGACCAGGTCACCATTGATGCTGCAGAAGCCATCAAGAAATACGGCGTCGGCGTCAAGTGTGCGACTATCACGCCGGATGAACAGCGGGTTGAGGAATTCGGCCTGAAACAGATGTGGCGGTCGCCAAACGGCACCATCCGCAACATTCTCGGCGGGGTTATTTTCCGCGCACCCATCATCTGCCAGAACGTGCCGCGCCTGGTGCCGGGCTGGACCCAGCCAATCGTGGTTGGCCGCCATGCCTTCGGCGATCAGTATCGTGCAACAGACTTCAAGTTCCCGACCGCCGGCAAGCTGACCATCAAGTTTGAAGGCGATGACGGCGAGACAATCGAACGCGAAGTGTTCCAGGCACCCGGATCCGGCGTTGCCATGGCCATGTACAACCTGGATGATTCCATCCGCGACTTCGCGCGCGCCTCGATGAACTACGGTCTGACATTGGGTTATCCGGTGTATCTCAGCACCAAGAACACCATCATGAAAGCCTATGACGGACGCTTCAAGGACATCTTCCAGGAGATTTTCGACGCTGAGTTCGCCGACAAGTTCGCCGAAGCGGAACTCACCTACGAACATCGCCTGATTGACGACATGGTGGCTTCGGCAATGAAGTGGTCCGGCGGTTATGTGTGGGCCTGCAAGAACTATGACGGCGATGTTCAGTCTGACACCGTTGCGCAGGGCTTCGGGTCACTGGGACTGATGACATCAGTGCTGATGACGCCTGACGGTGATACCGTTGAAGCAGAAGCTGCCCACGGCACCGTTACCCGCCATTATCGCCTGCACCAGGAAGGCAAGGAAACCTCGACCAATTCCATCGCCTCGATCTTTGCCTGGACGCGCGGCCTGGCCCATCGTGCCAAGCTCGACGACAATGCCGCCCTGGCGACGTTTGCCGATACGCTGGAGAAGGTGTGCATTGATACCGTTGAAGGCGGCGAGATGACTAAGGATCTGGCGGTTCTCATCGGGCCGGACCAGAAATGGCTCAGCACACAAGGCTTCCTCGATGCCGTTGATCGCAACCTGCAGAAGGCCATGGGCTGA
- a CDS encoding transglycosylase SLT domain-containing protein — translation MPLIATCRRPWADRLAVFLLAICLTASASARPVKTGVKPVRAPLAIAEATFARDVCALIGNRSRWRGINPHFIARLINAESRFSPNAVSPAGAEGIAQFIPGTAKRRGLKNPYDPAAALTASIDFLSHLKVRFGNLGLAAVAYNAGEGAASRFIAGGRIPLETENYVFSITGRAAEEWRKPEARHAIPQIDGKKSFADACPALVRKPGRIRLATKSSPRQPWGVLISESFSRNTAVRTFNRIKRNFPADLREKPPMIIPVRNLSLGARRRYSARIGAASRQQAAKICKSLRARSVVCIVRRTR, via the coding sequence ATGCCGTTGATCGCAACCTGCAGAAGGCCATGGGCTGACCGGCTCGCGGTTTTTCTGCTCGCAATCTGCCTCACCGCCAGCGCTTCAGCCCGGCCGGTCAAAACCGGGGTGAAGCCTGTGCGGGCACCGCTGGCCATCGCAGAAGCAACCTTTGCCCGCGACGTGTGCGCGCTGATCGGCAACCGTTCCAGGTGGCGCGGCATCAATCCGCATTTCATCGCCCGCCTGATCAATGCGGAAAGCCGGTTTTCTCCCAATGCGGTGTCCCCGGCTGGAGCTGAAGGCATTGCCCAGTTCATCCCCGGCACCGCAAAGCGGCGTGGGCTGAAAAACCCCTACGATCCGGCAGCGGCCCTGACGGCATCAATTGACTTCCTTTCCCACCTGAAAGTCCGCTTTGGCAATCTGGGGCTGGCGGCTGTTGCCTACAATGCCGGCGAAGGTGCAGCTTCGCGCTTCATTGCCGGTGGCAGGATTCCGCTGGAGACCGAAAACTATGTCTTCTCCATAACCGGGCGGGCCGCGGAGGAATGGCGGAAACCTGAGGCCCGGCATGCCATTCCGCAGATTGACGGCAAGAAATCGTTTGCCGATGCCTGTCCGGCCCTGGTCCGGAAACCCGGACGCATCCGCCTGGCCACGAAATCATCACCGCGCCAGCCCTGGGGCGTGCTGATTTCAGAAAGTTTCTCCCGAAACACGGCCGTTCGCACCTTCAACCGCATCAAGCGGAATTTCCCGGCTGACCTTCGGGAAAAACCGCCCATGATCATACCGGTCAGAAATCTGAGCCTGGGCGCAAGGCGGCGTTATTCAGCGCGTATCGGTGCGGCCAGCCGCCAACAGGCGGCCAAAATCTGCAAATCGCTGCGGGCCCGCTCCGTTGTCTGCATTGTACGCCGGACCAGATAG
- a CDS encoding phytanoyl-CoA dioxygenase family protein, whose amino-acid sequence MNTISPQTREDFSRDGVCVLRNVVPAEWRNRLETAIEENMLTPGPYGKNHTEEGKPGAYFGDYVNWQRISAYKDVCDDGPLGAIAGELMDAARTQLFHEHVLVKEPGTADPTPWHQDLPYYCLDGSKTVSIWVPLDPVSKAVCPHFIAGSHKGSVTYVPRRFKTLEPLEGDTSVYHPFPEIDEAEQAADLRAWDLAPGDAVAFDYHTLHNAPPNTSGTRRRAVSFRFIGEDCRYVARSHAVSPPFDEMGLKLNMGDPLPEDWFPVVWQRP is encoded by the coding sequence ATGAACACGATTTCACCCCAGACCCGTGAAGACTTCAGCCGGGACGGCGTATGCGTGTTGCGAAATGTCGTTCCCGCCGAATGGCGCAACCGGCTTGAGACAGCAATTGAAGAAAACATGCTAACTCCAGGCCCTTACGGAAAAAATCATACAGAAGAAGGTAAGCCTGGGGCCTATTTCGGTGATTATGTCAATTGGCAGCGCATCTCGGCATACAAGGATGTGTGCGATGACGGTCCGCTCGGCGCCATAGCCGGTGAACTGATGGATGCAGCGCGCACGCAACTGTTTCATGAACATGTGCTGGTCAAGGAGCCCGGCACCGCCGACCCGACGCCCTGGCACCAGGACCTGCCGTACTACTGCCTGGACGGCAGCAAGACCGTGTCCATCTGGGTGCCGCTCGATCCGGTTTCGAAAGCCGTATGCCCGCATTTTATCGCCGGAAGCCACAAAGGTTCGGTGACGTACGTACCGCGCCGCTTCAAGACACTGGAACCGCTTGAAGGTGATACCTCGGTGTATCATCCCTTCCCCGAAATCGACGAGGCCGAACAGGCCGCCGACCTGCGGGCCTGGGACCTGGCGCCGGGTGATGCGGTCGCATTCGACTATCACACCTTGCACAACGCACCGCCCAACACGTCAGGCACCCGGCGCCGTGCCGTGAGCTTCCGCTTCATCGGCGAGGACTGCCGTTATGTTGCGCGGTCTCATGCCGTGTCGCCGCCGTTTGATGAAATGGGCCTGAAGCTGAACATGGGCGACCCGCTGCCTGAAGACTGGTTTCCGGTGGTGTGGCAGCGCCCGTAA
- a CDS encoding GFA family protein: MADTHSGGCQCGAVRYRITGPLGHSGICHCRMCQKAGGSFGMVLLTTPMTQLEWTRGKAAEFSSTPVTVRGFCANCGTPLYMYEAGDVNYELTVGSLDTPDLAPPVDEVGIESKRAWFDQITSLPGHPTADDRTPEDMAKLVNRQHPDHDTDEWTK, translated from the coding sequence ATGGCCGATACCCATTCAGGCGGTTGTCAGTGTGGCGCGGTGCGCTACCGGATAACCGGGCCCCTGGGCCATTCCGGCATCTGTCATTGCCGCATGTGCCAGAAAGCCGGCGGCAGTTTCGGCATGGTGCTGCTCACAACTCCCATGACCCAGCTTGAATGGACCCGGGGCAAGGCTGCCGAATTCTCATCTACGCCGGTCACGGTGCGAGGGTTCTGTGCCAACTGCGGCACCCCGCTCTACATGTATGAAGCCGGTGACGTGAATTACGAACTGACCGTGGGTTCGCTGGACACACCTGATCTAGCCCCACCTGTTGACGAGGTAGGTATCGAGAGCAAGCGGGCCTGGTTCGACCAGATCACCAGTCTGCCGGGCCACCCCACAGCAGATGATCGAACGCCTGAAGACATGGCAAAGCTGGTGAACCGGCAGCATCCCGATCACGATACCGATGAGTGGACAAAGTGA